AAGAACTGgccagaggaggggagaaggaagtggATCGGAGAGTGAGGGATGTGCCCATTGCCGTGGCAACAGGACAACGCCAGACTGCGGCCATTTGCAGCTTCTGAGTGCTACCCTGGGCTTCCAACCCAGGAAGCTGATGGATGGGGACGCTCCCTGTCCTTTGGGGCTGTGGAGAGGGTTGGACACTTAAGGCCTTCTCTCCTGCCCAAACTGGACTCCCTCACCACAGAAGGAGTTACTGAGGCTGCTCCTCCCTGCCCTTTGGGGTGTGGGTGGCCCAGGGGTGCTGAGAGCTGGGTGGAGAAATCCTGGGGTAGCTTCTGAGCTGGGCTTCATTAGGGAGGAACTCTGGCCTGGGGCACCATTTCTGGGTTCCCCTCTCAGCTCTGCTGCAAACTGTCTGCATGACCTTGGGTCAGACCCTTCCCTGCTCTAGGCCCAGCCCCTGTCTGTAACCCCAGGGGGCTGGTCTAGCAATGACCTCTAAGGCCCCCTCTCTCCCGTTTCCTGACCTTCTGatgctgtgaccttggacaagttcccTCACCTGGTGATGTCTGAGTTTTCTCTCTGTAGAGTTGTACTGATGCCCGCTCTGCCTCCCTGCAGGCTGAGGGTATCCAATGAAATAGCAGCTCCTTTGGAAACTTGTAAACATCCCCAGAAGAACTGGAGATCCAGTACAGGACTGGATTCAGGGAACAAACTCTAAGAGGGGCAATCCCTGAGCGCTACTCTGAGTCGGTGCCACTCAGACCTCACTGGATGCTCACAATGCCCTCTTGCAGaggagtgaggctcagagaggccaagtcaCTGGCCCATGGTCACACAGTCAGGAAAAAGCAGAcgcaggatttgaacctaggtgTATCTGACCTCAAAGCCTTTTTATTCCATCCTGCTGCTCTGTTCTGGGGAAGAGCAgtctccacaccccctccctccctctgatcCTTTACTGGAATTGAATTGAGGCGGTATGTGCAGGGTTGGGCAGGGGAGGGAGCTCGCTCTTCTCTCACGGCCTGTATCCTTCATCCCCATAGGATGAGACCGGGGCCTACCTCATTGACCGCGACCCCACCTACTTTGGGCCCATCCTGAACTTCCTCCGGCATGGCAAACTGGTGCTGGACAAGGACATGGCTGAGGAAGGTAAGTTGGTCCAGGAGGCTGGCAGGGGCCCACTTCCTAGCCCTCTGCTCAGCAGTCTGCCAGGGCCTTCCGTGGAGGTCCAAAGCCATTTCTCCCATCTGGAGGGAACATCTGCTTTCTTCCATgtttcctccctcttctcatcCCCGGCAGGACTGAATCCCAAAGCCTCTGGCCAGACTGAACCTGGAGGCTCTGTCAAGGTGACTGACTGGCCCATGCTTCCACTGGGTGTTGTTGGAGGGAGTGACAGAAACATggaggcagaggacagagggAGCCAGCGAGGCTGGCAGCCTCTGCTGTGGGCAGGGATGCCCTTTCTCTGGGTCTCCTGGGAAGCCAGTTGTGAACAGGGTGGAGATGAGTGTGGGAAGAGATGCAGTTCTCTTTCTCTGGGTGATCCGGTATCTCAGAAGCCTGGTGAGGGCTCACAGTCAGCAGGCGGGTGGAGCGGGTGCCTCTTCCCAAACCTGGCAGCCTCGGTAGCACAGTGCTGGTGGCGCTggctgtgggcagggcagggcaggggaggagggaagccTGCTCCCCAGTGCGGCTGTGGTCCCTCCCAGGCCTGGGTAGCTGAGGTCCTGTAAATGCTCACTTCTGGGCCCAACAGACGTGGGGAAGCCATGCCTGGGAGAATGGCTTCTTGGCAGAGCCCCAGGAACAGGGACTACAGTTGGTGCCAAGTGCATTCTTCTTGGGGTACAAGGTGTGCCTCTGGGTCAGGTGACGCAGCCAGGCTGGCTTGGACATGTCACTTCTCCTTTCTGAGTCTCTACTTGTGTGTATGAAGGGGTGGGCGGTGACGTACATTGCAGAGAACAAGTTCTGAGACGGTAGACACGAGTTCCGGGGCTTGTACCCTGTACACATCCAGCACATCCTGTCTCCTCAGTCGGGCCCACAGTCTTCCCTCCTTATCCCCATGGGACACTGTGATCTAGAGGCCATGTGGCTCCCCAGTGGGCCAGGTCTTCAAACTCAGGGCCCATCATCAGCTCTGCGGAGCCCCACAGCTTTCCTGGCAGCCCCTGGGGGAATGCAGATACCACGGGTGTGGCCTGGGCCCAACAGtaggtcccacggggagggaggtAAACGCTCCAGCCGCATCACAGCCGACACCTGTTTACAGGTTCTGGGTTTGTCGAAGCCCTGGCACTCCCAGCACCTTCAGACAGGGCTCGGTCTCCCATCCAGGGTACCAGGGGAGTCTGGGGGGAGACTGACTAGCTGTGTGGCACCTAGAACATCACTTACCCGTCTGCGCCCCCATGCCTGCATCTATAGAATGGGGTGACAGTAGCACCCGCCTTGCTGAGCTGCTGTGAGGATAAAAAGAGCAAATACAAGTGTGTCACTTAGCCCAGTGGCACCGAGCACTCGTGATGCCAAGCTGGTTGTCTGTCATCTGCAGGGCTCCACGGgggcacccaggcagcagcactCACTGACATGGGCACCAGGGACAGCAGGGTAGATCAGCATGGGCCCTGTCCCCAGAGGCCAGTCATGGAAAGGACCAGAAGTGTCCCTTCCCTGCAGGAGCTTAGGGGAAGTCCAAAGGCTGAGGGCCGTGCGCTTCACTGGAGAGGTGACTCCCTCAGTGTCTAAGACCCTCAGTTCCCTTAACTGTATGAGGACAGTCATGCCTGCTTCTCCATGGCCCTGGGGCTTGTGATGAGCACAGGAGGGgctttgcaaactgtaaagtgcGGTGGTCGGAGAGATGCAGGTGCACAAAGATAGTGCACTTAGtgggctctgaagtcagaggAACTTGACTCTGAATCCCAGCTCCTGGGCCTTGCTCAGCTGCTGCTTTtcctggtcctcagtttccctgtttgTTCATTGGGGGTGATGAAAGTACCTACTTCTCGTTCTGAGAATTAACTGCAGTAAAGAACAGAACATGTCTAACCCGGTGCCTGTCCTTAGCATGTGTTTCAGAGATGGGAGCATGTCTTCGGGGGCCAGCCAAGGCCCTTCTCACCCCAACAAGCCCGCTGCCTCTTGATAGCCCTAGAGCAGCCCCCAGATAGTGGACCAGCAGGCGTCCCTGGGTGACCATGCTCAGCATAGCAGGGATGTCACGCTGCTGAGTGGCGGCCTCTCGCCGCTGCCATGGGGAGTATGGGACCCAAGGAAGGAAGTGTTCCCTCTTGCCTGACCCCTGAACTCAGAGATGCTCATGACCCTCTTGTGactggagctgggggtgggttTGGAGGTGGAAGGGACCAGGTGAGAATGGGGCATGGGGGCAGTGGGGGTGACCAGCGGCTGCTCTGTCTGTGCCAGGGGTCCTGGAGGAAGCGGAGTTCTACAACATCGGCCCGCTGATCCGCATCATCAAAGACCGGATGGAGGAGAAGGATTATACCGTCACACAGGTCGGGGAGCAGCGGGGCAGCAGGGCAGCATCTGTGGCCAGAGCAGGGGGcggtgggggagagggagcagagacaaagagggaggcaggaggaagactTGGGGAGGCTGAGCTCACCTGTAAGCAGATGGGTGGTTGTCCCGCTCCCAGACTGCCCAGCAATGCCCCAGACTGGGAGATGGACACTGGGTCCTGTCCCTGCCTTGGCTctgtttgctgtgtgaccttggtcctTTCATGCCCCTCTCTGGACCTTGATTTCCTCTTGTGAAATATAGAGGTGCTGAGAACTGTCTACCCTTTCCTTCCTCACAGGCAAAACGGGGTCAGTGTGGAAGTACAGGGGGCCCTGTGGGGGGCAATGCAGGATTGGTACTTTGTCCATTTCATGGGATCAGGTGGTCCCCCGGAAGGTACAGCGCACACTGCTGGAGCTGGCATTTCTGAGCTTAGACCCTGGATCTAAGCGGCCAGTCTGCAGGGGGAGCTGGAAAGATTCTCTGCCCACCCTGGGGAAGTCATGGTGGGTGGGAGATGGGTAGTGAGGTACCATCTTCCAGCTCCAGAAGATTGAAAGGGGGTGCTCCATTTCTCCTGGAAGGTCTGCCTCAATTAGTGACCCAGAATgtcccccactcccctcctctttcccttttgTATCACCTGTGtttcagtcctggctctgctactctttagctgggtgactttgggcaagtaactgaccctctctgagcttccatgAAAATCCCATAATCTCTAGGGTTTGGGAAGaattaagtgagatcatgcatgttgagtgcctggcacatagtaggtactcaggaCATGGCTCCTGTCTTCCCACTCTGTCCCCTCCCCGCCTCGCTTCCTTCTCGCCTTCTTAGGGGTagatggtggggggagggcagatgCTCTTCCCCATCCCGAGCCGCCTGGCCCTCCCACAGGTGCCCTCCACATCGCCTCTCTGCCTGCAGGTCCCGCCCAAGCACGTGTACCGCGTGCTGCAGTGCCAGGAGGAGGAGCTCACGCAGATGGTCTCCACCATGTCTGATGGATGGCGCTTCGAGCAGGTGGGCTGGGTGCTCAGGGGCCACAACTAGGAACTCCCAGCCTCCAGGCAAAGCaagcccctcccttccctcagccCCAGCTTGGGTTCCTTACTGCAGCCCCCTTTTGGGACGGGGGGCACCAATTCTTAAGTCTAACTAAACAAGATGAAGAAAGGCCACAGTTGGCAGCAGACTGACCAAGaaggagaaaggatggaaaacCCACTGGCCACAGGGCAGCTCCAGGGAATCCTCTTTAGTGAGAGTCCTCCCAGCGACCAGGAAGTGGTCTACACTGCAGTATGTAAATCTCTGGCCCCCCAGGGACAGCTCTGGTTCAAGGAGACAAGATGTACATAGGCAAGCGGAAGCCCCTGTGGGTCCACACTTCTTGTATTAACTCCCCAGATACAGCTTCCGGGTCCTCGCAAGGGACATGCCCAGTTTCCAAGCTTTGCCACATTCAGGAAGCCCAGAGCAGAGGCCCCCCGGGAGGTACTTACTTTGACCCATACTCCCTCCCAGTCTCCATGCACTTTCCCAGTCGGGAGAGATTTTTAGTCATAAACGGTGTTGCCCTAGTAATGCACACCTCTCTCAGGCTTCCAGAGGAACAGAGTTAACCCAAGGTCAGATTTGCCCTTAGTGAAGGAGAAGGACTGGGCTAACCCGCTGTCCACACGAGCCCCCTTGCACCTGGAGGCTGAAGAAGGGAGAACCCCAGGCTCTGCAGGATGGCCAGACAGTCTGCAGGAACACACCCAGTGCACTCACTGGATTCATATCTAGGCCTCACCGCTGAtatgctgtgtgacctcaagcaagtcacatctctctgggcctcacttctGTAATCTGTGATGTGGGCCAGTAGTGCCTCCTTTGCAGGGATGTTGTGTAGATTAGAAAgactgagggggagggtataggtcaatGGTAGattgcctgcttagcatgcatgaggtcctgggttcaatcctctattaagaaataaacaagtgagtaaacctaattacctccgctgcctcctcccctctccctgaaaAAGAAAGACTGTTGATAAAGTCCCTCGCCCAGGGTAGGCCTCTCAACATTGGAGCCAGCTAGCATCCTGTGAATTATCAGAAGCACTTAAGTCTGGAAGACCCTAAAGAGGACTTGGGGTCCCGGATTCAAATCCTGTTCTGCTCTTCCTGGCTGTGGGACTTCTGGCAGGCCACCACCTCTCCAAAGCCTCATCTGCCAAACGGGCTGATTTTTCTCTGCCTGCAGAGTGACGGCTCCTGGGGCTGAATGAGACCTGTCGTGTGCAGGGCCTTTAGCAGCCAGAAGGGGCCCTGCAGGTGTGGTTATTTTAGGGACCCCAGAACAAAGATGGGGTCACTCTTGAGAGCCTATGGGAGTCTTGGGCAATTGCGTGTGCTCTCAGAGGCTGAGCAAGTGTGTCGGGGCCACCAGCCTACGGAACGGGTGGCCTGTTCTACCTCTGCTTCCCCAAGTGAGCAGCATATTCTATGGGGCTCCACCGGGTCGTGCCGACTCCACCCTGCAACCTGGTTCTGGGGCTGTATCAGCCACATCTGGGACAGAGAGGGACAACCTGCCCGTTACAGGCCTCTGCCTGCTTTCAGAAGGCAGCCTGCTAGACCTGggaccaggctgggcaggggaggAGCAGCAGCAGTGATAAAAGCCTTCCTCGAAGGACCAGGCCCAGCCGAGCCAGGTGGGTAGGCTGGCCCTGCGAATGGACCGAAGGGCATAGGTGGCAGCGGAGGGGAGGACTGACTTTCAACTAGAGCTGTCCTCTGAAAGCCCAGGGATGGGCCTGAAAGGAACAGCAAGACTGGGACGCAGTTGGTATCTTGACAGTTGCCCATGTCcaccctcccctgacccccaacCCGACCTATCATTTTCTTTCCACGCTCCGCCCCTCCAGCTGGTGAACATCGGCTCCTCCTACAACTACGGCAGCGAGGACCAGGCGGAGTTCCTGTGCGTGGTGTCCAAGGAGCTCTACAGCTCCCCGCACGGGCCGAGCTCCGAGTCCAGCCGCAAGACCAAGGTGAGCCCCCCGAAGTCaacctcctctcctttccccctcccctcgCTGCCTTCCCCCTAGCCATCCCTGctgcttctttcttcctcctgctgtACACGCATAACCCCCTGGCCACGGCCCATGCCATCCATCCCATGCTACCCACGGTCTGCTCATGCCAGTTACCCAGGCCCAGGCTAGGGGGGGAAGTGAGATGGGGTTATCCTCAGGGCCCAGCCAGAGTGGACTTAGATGCCACCTGAATGATGGTCACATGGTGGCCATCATGGTAGTGTGTCACAAGGGGTAGTGAATTGAACCAGGCatggtgaccttggacaagtcccgTCCCCTCTCGGCACCTTGTGTTCTTGGAGAAGTTAGGGGGGTGGATCACGTGCTTGCGAGGGTGCCATCAAGCTTGGAACTTCTGGGATCTCAATGGCCAGTTTATTTCCCTGGGGcccgggctggggtggggcagccAAATCAGTCAACCCTGTCCCTCCCCCAGGCTCCCTCCTCGGGCACCACAGCAGAGGGGTCAGGAGCCCTTGGGGGGGTCCAGCCCTGTGTTTCCGCCCTGGCCTGTGAGGCCACATCAGTTggtggcggggagggggctgAGCGGAGGTCCTGCCACCCTGGACCCAGAGCTGGTCGGAAGCCTCGGGGACCTTCAGTAAAACCAGCGGGGCAGGCAGCAAgccaggctgggaaggagggagaccgTTCCTTCTAGGAGCCTGTCCCTGTGTGGTGGAGACTTAACGAACTCTGTCTtcccgtctgtctgtctgcctcccTGTGCTGTGACTTCCCCCGCCCACTCCACCCCCATCAGGGCCAGTGGCTGGTGTGGTCTTTCAGGGGTGCGCatgagcccgctgctcctgcctctctgggccaAAGCCTCGGGACCTGGGCTGCCAGAGCCTCTTGCTGGCATCTCAGATCTGGGTGCTGTCTGCCCTGGGCTTGCCCTGGCCTCATTTCTCCTCCGGGTCAGTCCTTCTAAAGTGAGGCCGTCTCAGGTGCCCCTCAAGGATACCCCAGCCACACAcccacccctttcctcctccaccccctcaccTAGCCTTGCTCTCCGTCACAGCAGCTGATCCCCGAGCATCCTCAGCAGGACCCCACCCTCCGCTggttcccaccccacccccagactcTTCCCAGGCTTCCCAGGGGACTGACCAACCAGACGAGATGCCCCAGCTTCTTTGGCTGAGTGATCCCCTCCCCTGGAGGTCCCCCTTCATCTTGCCCACCGGCTCGCCCTGAGATGGGGGCCTGTGGGGACCGTCGCCAGCAAGCCCTGGCCCCCTCGTTAGTTCTGCACTCTTTCTTCCCTGGGTCCGCCGGCTGGTCCACAGAGCACggaggagcagctggaggaggagcagcagcaggaggaggaggtggaggtggaggtggcacAGGTGCAGGTGGAGGCAGATACACAGGAGAAAGGTGCAGCCAACCCCCAAGGAGAATGATTGCTAACCAAAGCCGGAGCCTCCCGCCCACTCCCTGCTGGAGCCAGCTGCAGAACCTGGGGGGCCCGGGGATGGCCGGGGGGCGGGCCCACCAGGGTTAGCTCAGCCGCGTGCCTGGCGCCTCACCTGCATAACCATCccttctctcactttctctttgCAGCCCAGTCATCTCAGGATCCCGCTAaccttttctccctcccaccaccgcctcctcctcctcctccgcttcCCGCTGGAGGTCCTGCCTCATCTTCATccacctcttcttcctcctgGATCTCATCTACACCCTGCCTCTTCCCTCTCTGCCCCTGTCCGGGTTTTCTCTCTGCCTGCTCACGCCTCCATCCCAGGGCCACCTTGGTCCCAGCCTCCTGCGCCCTCCACCCAGGCACCACGGCCCTGCATCCCAGAGCATCCTGCCTGCCGCATCCTGCATCCTTTCTGGTACCTCCTGCCTCCCGGCCAGGGGAGGAAGGGCACAGCTGCACCTCCTCTGTGCCCACTGACCCTGCTGGGCACGTCTGAGGCTGGGCTGCCCTGCTCCAGCACCTCACCTCCTCGCCTCCTCCTCACATTTCCTCCTTGCAGGTTCCCGTCTGCACCCCCTCAGACCTGAGGCTGTGCTTGCAGTGAGGGCTTCTCCTCGGCCCCTCGCCCACCCCCAGAGATGCCATTCCTGGTTTGTAGCTTggcagagctggagggaggggtgaaAGCCAGGAGGGTGCTCACCTCTCCTTCCCTGGACTTGAGCCGAACTTCCGGCTGACTTTCTCCCCTCACCAAAGTTTCTCAGCCTCTCTTGGCCTTGAGTGAGAGGCGCTGAGACAAGGCGAAGGGGCAGGAATTCTTTCCCACCTGCCCAtcagcaccagagccaggctgggaaggagggaagggagacggAAGCCAGGTGCCCTGGACTCATCCTGCATGTCCAAGAGCTCCTGCGTCACAGCCTCGTGGCACTGGGTTCCCTGTTTCTGCAAGGGTGGGAAGGACAGACCACACTTGGATTCCCCAGGTTTACGAGGAGTCGGCTAGAGCTGGCTAAGGGTCCAGGTGTGGCAGAAAAAACCCTGGCCAGGTGCCCACTCAATCTTAcctacctgctgtgtgaccttgggcaagtcactgtccCTCTCTGGGCCACAGTTGCCTCTGAAAAGAGGACAGATAGCTGCTCACTGGGACCTTTTGCCTGAGACAGTGGTGACCAGCCTCTCTTGGCCTCCTGGCAGAATCTGGCCTCCTAGTTGGCCACCACTGGACCTGAGATGGGGCTTGGGAGCTCCCttcctgctccccctcctcctcagctCTGAATCCACTTTTTCTGGGCCTTAgcccccctccttcctcccagaaAGGACCTTGTGACTCACcgacctctttctctctccctctctcccccaccccaccctccctccatttcaatctcctctctgcccttctcctggCCCTGCATTACCCCCTCCTCACTGGTCCCCCCATCCCCCTCCCGGTGTTCTgaccactccccaccccatccccctgcCCCCTCTTATTTTCTAGCTGTTACAAGCCAGAGGCACCCGGATGTGAGGCCCCAGATCACCTCCAGGGACTTGGGGTTCCGATctgaaatcctttatttttgtACCATGGGGTGGGCCCCCGGCCCGAGGCGGAGGAAGAGTTCTCCCCCTTGTCACCTCTGTCTACACCTGTGGGGCTGTGATTTACCCCTGCCCCTGGGGGCCAGGTGGAGGCCCTCTGGGAACTCTCAAGGCCTGAGGTGGGCCCTGGGGCCCCTGGGCAGAGCCACCTGCCTGTGGCCAAAGTGTGGCGCTGTCCAGCTGTGTCTCCCGGGCCCCCACGTCCCCTCCCCTGGGTCCCCCAGCTGCATGGCAGATACGCTCCCTCCCAGCCCAGTCACGTCACCTCCTTGAGCCTTAGTCTCCCTGTCTGTCAAATGGGTTCACTTCCTGccctacctacctcacagggttgttgtgaggttaCAAAGAGGAGCAAAGTCCTGGAAAGCCCTCAGGGAGTGTATAAAGCGCAGACAGGGGCGGCCCTCCCTTTACCCTTCCCTCGGGAGTCGGGGACCTGTCTAGCCCTGGGTGGAGATTCAGGGTTTGGTGGGAGATGGAGGGTGTGGGGGTTGGCCCTGTGGGAAGCAGGGGATGTGTGACTTGGCCTTCACCTTGGCTGCTCCCACCCCTACGCCCTCCCCGTCTATAGAGGGCCCTGGCCCAGAGGGAGGCAGGCCATGGCTTAGAGAGGCAGTGCGGCCACTCAGGAACTGGTGACAATGGAAAGGGGGACACTCCTCCCTCTGCCAAGGGAAGAgtctggggtggcaggggctgAGTGAGGAGCCCCCTCCTGCATTTCTGGCCTCCCGGGCTGGGTACTTGCTTCTCAGCTGTGTCCGACCCCCCCGTGAAATAAAACCTAAAGAAACAGCCAGGCTAGCTGCCTCCCTCTCTTTGTCTGGGCTATGTTTGGGGACATGAGCTAAACTCAAGGTGAGATAGACAGTCCAAAGGTAGTGGGGCTTTTTCCTAAAGCTCAGGGACCCTGCCCTGTTGTCACTCTGTTGGGAGGGGCGTTGTGGCTGGATCCTACATCCAGTGGCCAAACACCGAGGGGACCGACTCTGCCTTACTAAGTGAACTTTGGAAGGTACCAGCCCCCTGGAGTCACACAGGTCTCTTCCAGCCTCCAGGCAGCCCTAGACCGGCCAGGGTGCTAAGGGCATAGGGAATTGGGCTTCTGGGAATCAGGATGCAGGTCCTCCCAAGCctggctccctgcctcccacTTCCCAGCCTCACCTCACCATTCAGATGGCCCTCTGTATCCTGGCTTCACCCTGCCACCTTGCTCCATCCTAACCCCCCAGGATGACCACTCTGCTTTTTGCTGTGACACCTCTTGGTCACCTCCACCCTCAGCCCCAAGTCCTAGGAAATacaagccccaccccacccccagccagttccttcacctccttggtccTGCTGAGTGTCTGCCTTGCTCCCCTGCCCCTAGCAACTTAGCACTGCTGGGGTACCTCTCTGCAGAGCAGTGGTCCCCTAGGCAGAGGCCCTCCTCTAACCCCTCAGCAGTCTGGGGGGGTCTCACCACTCTTCC
The Vicugna pacos chromosome 12, VicPac4, whole genome shotgun sequence DNA segment above includes these coding regions:
- the KCTD17 gene encoding BTB/POZ domain-containing protein KCTD17 isoform X6, with protein sequence MQTPGRAMRMEAGEAAPPAGAGGWGKWVRLNVGGTVFLTTRQTLCREQKSFLSRLCQGEELQSDRDETGAYLIDRDPTYFGPILNFLRHGKLVLDKDMAEEGVLEEAEFYNIGPLIRIIKDRMEEKDYTVTQVPPKHVYRVLQCQEEELTQMVSTMSDGWRFEQLVNIGSSYNYGSEDQAEFLCVVSKELYSSPHGPSSESSRKTKLLQARGTRM
- the KCTD17 gene encoding BTB/POZ domain-containing protein KCTD17 isoform X3; this encodes MQTPGRAMRMEAGEAAPPAGAGGWGKWVRLNVGGTVFLTTRQTLCREQKSFLSRLCQGEELQSDRDETGAYLIDRDPTYFGPILNFLRHGKLVLDKDMAEEGVLEEAEFYNIGPLIRIIKDRMEEKDYTVTQVPPKHVYRVLQCQEEELTQMVSTMSDGWRFEQLVNIGSSYNYGSEDQAEFLCVVSKELYSSPHGPSSESSRKTKSTEEQLEEEQQQEEEVEVEVAQVQVEADTQEKAVTSQRHPDVRPQITSRDLGFRSEILYFCTMGWAPGPRRRKSSPPCHLCLHLWGCDLPLPLGARWRPSGNSQGLRWALGPLGRATCLWPKCGAVQLCLPGPHVPSPGSPSCMADTLPPSPVTSPP
- the KCTD17 gene encoding BTB/POZ domain-containing protein KCTD17 isoform X1, whose translation is MQTPGRAMRMEAGEAAPPAGAGGWGKWVRLNVGGTVFLTTRQTLCREQKSFLSRLCQGEELQSDRDETGAYLIDRDPTYFGPILNFLRHGKLVLDKDMAEEGVLEEAEFYNIGPLIRIIKDRMEEKDYTVTQVPSTSPLCLQVPPKHVYRVLQCQEEELTQMVSTMSDGWRFEQLVNIGSSYNYGSEDQAEFLCVVSKELYSSPHGPSSESSRKTKSTEEQLEEEQQQEEEVEVEVAQVQVEADTQEKAVTSQRHPDVRPQITSRDLGFRSEILYFCTMGWAPGPRRRKSSPPCHLCLHLWGCDLPLPLGARWRPSGNSQGLRWALGPLGRATCLWPKCGAVQLCLPGPHVPSPGSPSCMADTLPPSPVTSPP
- the KCTD17 gene encoding BTB/POZ domain-containing protein KCTD17 isoform X7; amino-acid sequence: MQTPGRAMRMEAGEAAPPAGAGGWGKWVRLNVGGTVFLTTRQTLCREQKSFLSRLCQGEELQSDRDETGAYLIDRDPTYFGPILNFLRHGKLVLDKDMAEEGVLEEAEFYNIGPLIRIIKDRMEEKDYTVTQVPPKHVYRVLQCQEEELTQMVSTMSDGWRFEQLVNIGSSYNYGSEDQAEFLCVVSKELYSSPHGPSSESSRKTKSTEEQLEEEQQQEEEVEVEVAQVQVEADTQEKAQSSQDPANLFSLPPPPPPPPPLPAGGSRLHPLRPEAVLAVRASPRPLAHPQRCHSCCYKPEAPGCEAPDHLQGLGVPI
- the KCTD17 gene encoding BTB/POZ domain-containing protein KCTD17 isoform X2, coding for MQTPGRAMRMEAGEAAPPAGAGGWGKWVRLNVGGTVFLTTRQTLCREQKSFLSRLCQGEELQSDRDETGAYLIDRDPTYFGPILNFLRHGKLVLDKDMAEEGVLEEAEFYNIGPLIRIIKDRMEEKDYTVTQVPSTSPLCLQVPPKHVYRVLQCQEEELTQMVSTMSDGWRFEQLVNIGSSYNYGSEDQAEFLCVVSKELYSSPHGPSSESSRKTKSTEEQLEEEQQQEEEVEVEVAQVQVEADTQEKAQSSQDPANLFSLPPPPPPPPPLPAGGPASSSSTSSSSWISSTPCLFPLCPCPGFLSACSRLHPRATLVPASCALHPGTTALHPRASCLPHPASFLVPPASRPGEEGHSCTSSVPTDPAGHV
- the KCTD17 gene encoding BTB/POZ domain-containing protein KCTD17 isoform X4; translated protein: MQTPGRAMRMEAGEAAPPAGAGGWGKWVRLNVGGTVFLTTRQTLCREQKSFLSRLCQGEELQSDRDETGAYLIDRDPTYFGPILNFLRHGKLVLDKDMAEEGVLEEAEFYNIGPLIRIIKDRMEEKDYTVTQVPPKHVYRVLQCQEEELTQMVSTMSDGWRFEQLVNIGSSYNYGSEDQAEFLCVVSKELYSSPHGPSSESSRKTKSTEEQLEEEQQQEEEVEVEVAQVQVEADTQEKAQSSQDPANLFSLPPPPPPPPPLPAGGPASSSSTSSSSWISSTPCLFPLCPCPGFLSACSRLHPRATLVPASCALHPGTTALHPRASCLPHPASFLVPPASRPGEEGHSCTSSVPTDPAGHV
- the KCTD17 gene encoding BTB/POZ domain-containing protein KCTD17 isoform X5, giving the protein MQTPGRAMRMEAGEAAPPAGAGGWGKWVRLNVGGTVFLTTRQTLCREQKSFLSRLCQGEELQSDRDETGAYLIDRDPTYFGPILNFLRHGKLVLDKDMAEEGVLEEAEFYNIGPLIRIIKDRMEEKDYTVTQVPSTSPLCLQVPPKHVYRVLQCQEEELTQMVSTMSDGWRFEQLVNIGSSYNYGSEDQAEFLCVVSKELYSSPHGPSSESSRKTKSTEEQLEEEQQQEEEVEVEVAQVQVEADTQEKGAANPQGE